A part of Syngnathus acus chromosome 20, fSynAcu1.2, whole genome shotgun sequence genomic DNA contains:
- the LOC119139458 gene encoding alanine aminotransferase 2-like: protein MSQTEINVASSRGKVLTLDTMNPNIKQVEYAVRGAIVQRAVTLEKELKAGAKKPFTEVIKANIGDAHAMGQKPITFLRQVLAMCAYPELLKDSAFPDDAKQRARRILEACGGQSIGAYSASQGIECIRQDVARYIEKRDGGIPSSPDNIFLSTGASDAIVTMLKLMVSGEGRTRTGVMISIPQYPLYSATLAELGAVQIYYYLDEGKCWSLDVAELRRSLQAAREHCNPRVLCIINPGNPTGQVQSRQCIEDVIRFAKEEHLFLMADEVYQDNVYAEGCKFHSFKKVLFEMGPEYSSTVELASFHSTSKCYMGECGFRGGYMEVVNMDPEVKVQLLKLVSVRLCPPVPGQALLDLVVNPPQPDEPSYNTFMKERTAVLDALAEKARMTQEMFNAVPGITCNPVQGAMYTFPRITLPQRAIDKAKEEGLVPDMHYCMRLLEEEGICLVPGSGFGQREGTFHFRMTILPPTEKLKIVLQKISAFHQRFTQEFS from the exons ATGTCTCAGACGGAAATCAACGTGGCGTCCTCTCGGGGGAAGGTGCTCACTTTGGACACTATGAACCCCAACATAAAGCAAGTGGAGTACGCGGTTCGTGGTGCCATCGTGCAGCGGGCAGTGACGCTTGAGAAGGAACTCAAAGCG GGCGCCAAGAAACCTTTCACTGAAGTCATCAAGGCCAACATCGGCGATGCCCACGCAATGGGCCAGAAGCCCATCACATTTCTAAGACAG GTGTTGGCAATGTGCGCTTATCCGGAGCTCCTAAAGGACAGCGCATTTCCAGATGACGCCAAGCAACGGGCACGGCGGATTCTCGAGGCTTGCGGAGGTCAAAGCATAG gcGCGTACAGCGCCAGCCAGGGAATCGAGTGCATTCGTCAGGATGTGGCACGCTACATCGAGAAGAGAGACGGCGGGATCCCGTCCAGTCCGGACAACATCTTCCTTTCCACTGGGGCCAGCGACGCCATCGTG ACCATGCTGAAGTTGATGGTGAGCGGCGAGGGTCGCACCCGTACGGGGGTGATGATCTCCATCCCTCAGTATCCTCTGTACTCGGCCACCCTCGCCGAACTGGGTGCAGTGCAGATATATTACTACTTGGATGAGGGCAAGTGTTGGAGCCTGGACGTGGCGGAGTTGAGAAGGTCCCTCCAAGCGGCGAGGGAGCACTGTAATCCCCGTGTGCTCTGCATCATCAACCCCGGAAACCCCACTG GTCAGGTCCAGAGCAGGCAGTGCATTGAAGACGTGATCCGTTTTGCGAAAGAGGAGCACCTCTTCCTCATGGCTGATGAA GTCTATCAAGATAACGTGTATGCTGAAGGCTGCAAGTTTCACTCCTTTAAGAAAGTTCTCTTTGAGATGGGACCAGAGTACTCGAGTACTGTAGAGTTGGCCTCCTTCCATTCTACCTCCAAATGCTACATGGGAGA GTGTGGATTCCGTGGAGGATATATGGAGGTAGTTAATATGGACCCGGAGGtgaaggttcaacttctcaaACTGGTTTCAGTGCGGCTATGTCCTCCCGTCCCTGGGCAAGCTCTCCTTGACTTGGTGGTGAATCCTCCTCAGCCTGATGAGCCCTCTTACAACACTTTCATGAAG GAACGTACTGCAGTGTTGGACGCCTTGGCAGAAAAGGCAAGGATGACTCAGGAGATGTTCAACGCAGTACCCGGTATCACATGTAACCCTGTGCAAGGCGCCATGTACACGTTCCCCCGCATCACTCTACCTCAGAGGGCAATCGACAAGGCCAAG GAAGAAGGTCTTGTGCCTGACATGCATTACTGCATGAGGCTATTGGAAGAAGAGGGCATCTGCCTTGTGCCAGGTAGCGGCTTCGGGCAGAGAGAGGGAACTTTCCATTTCAG GATGACCATCCTACCACCGACTGAGAAATTAAagattgtgctgcaaaaaatcAGTGCCTTCCACCAACGCTTCACTCAAGAGTTTTCTTAA
- the pdia4 gene encoding protein disulfide-isomerase A4 — protein MRKTALLLILLLGVAHLTTVCGCEDEEYEEDIDEDDDDDDTEVKEENGVLVLTDDNFDTFMEGKDTVLIEFYAPWCGHCKQFAPEYENIAQILKENQPPIPVAKVDATEAKDLGSRFEVSGYPTIKIFKKGEAIDYDGDRTEKAIVARVQEISQSGWKPPPEATLVLTKDNFDGTVNNADIILVEFYAPWCGHCKRLAPEYEKAAKELSQRSPPIPLAKVDATTESDIASRFDVTGYPTLKIFRKGKMFDYNGPREKHGIVDYMSQQAGPPSKQVQAAKQVQELLKDGDDAIIVGVFSSEEDAAYETYIEACHSLREDFTFRHTFSSDVAKLLKASPGQVVITQSERFRSKYEPASHTLVLKDSTSASDVQEFFKKHVTSLVGHRKPSNDAKRYTKRPLVIVYYGVDFSYDFKKATQFWRSKVLEVAKDFPEYTFAIADEEDYADELKTLGLSESGEDVNVAILADGGKKFAMEPDDFDSDVLREFIMAFKKGKLKPIIKSQPVPKNNKGPVKVVVGKTFDEIVMDTQNDVLIEFYAPWCGHCKKLEPEFLALGKKYKGEKNLVIAKMDATANDIPDDKYKVEGFPTIYFAPSNSKHNPVKFEGGDRTVDAFSKFVEEHATKLSSTKDEL, from the exons ATGAGGAAGACTGCATTACTGCTCATTTTGCTACTCGGCGTCGCTCACTTGACGACCGTATGCGGATGTGAAGATG AAGAATACGAGGAGGATAtcgatgaagatgatgacgacgacgacacAGAAGTCAAAGAGGAGAATGGAGTGCTGGTTCTAACCGATGACAACTTCGATACTTTCATGGAGGGCAAAGACACCGTGCTCATTGAGTTCTATGCTCCATG gTGCGGCCACTGCAAACAGTTTGCGCCAGAGTACGAGAATATCGCACAGATCCTGAAGGAGAACCAGCCTCCTATCCCAGTGGCGAAAGTTGATGCCACAGAGGCAAAGGACTTGGGGAGCAGGTTTGAGGTGTCGGGCTATCCTACCATCAAGATCTTTAAAAAAGGCGAGGCGATTGACTATGATGGCGACCGAACAGAGAAGG CTATTGTGGCCCGTGTCCAAGAGATTTCTCAATCTGGCTGGAAGCCCCCACCTGAAGCCACGCTGGTGCTGACCAAGGACAACTTTGACGGGACGGTCAACAATGCCGACATCATCCTAGTGGAGTTCTACGCTCCATG GTGTGGACACTGTAAGCGCTTGGCACCTGAATACGAGAAGGCAGCCAAGGAGTTAAGCCAGCGCTCGCCGCCCATCCCCCTCGCCAAAGTTGatgccaccacagagtccGACATTGCCTCCCGCTTTGATGTCACCGGCTACCCCACCCTTAAGATCTTCAGGAAGGGCAAAATGTTCGACTACAACGGGCCCAGAGAAAAGCACG GCATTGTGGACTACATGAGCCAGCAGGCGGGGCCTCCCTCCAAGCAGGTGCAGGCTGCCAAACAAGTGCAGGAGCTACTGAAAGACGGTGACGATGCCATCATTGTTGGCGTCTTCTCCAGTGAGGAGGATGCAGCGTACGAGACTTACATCGAGGCTT GTCATTCGCTCAGGGAAGATTTCACCTTCCGTCACACCTTCAGCTCCGACGTGGCCAAGCTGCTCAAAGCGTCGCCTGGCCAGGTGGTCATCACTCAGTCAGAAAGGTTCCGCTCTAAATATGAGCCAGCATCACACACTCTTGTACTAAAG gACTCCACTTCAGCGTCGGATGTGCAAGAGTTCTTCAAGAAGCATGTGACCTCTTTGGTGGGCCACAGAAAGCCAAGCAATGACGCCAAGCGCTACACAAAGAGGCCACTCGTGATTGTGTACTACGGAGTTGACTTTAGCTATGACTTCAAGAAAG CCACACAGTTCTGGAGGTCCAAGGTGTTGGAGGTGGCCAAGGACTTCCCTGAGTACACGTTTGCCATCGCTGATGAGGAAGACTATGCGGATGAGCTGAAGACTTTGGGCCTGAGTGAGAGCGGCGAGGACGTCAATGTTGCTATTCTGGCGGACGGTGGGAAAAAGTTCGCCATGGAGCCTGATGACTTTGACTCTGATGTGCTGAGGGAATTTATTATGGCTTTCAAAAAgg GGAAGCTGAAGCCCATCATCAAGTCCCAGCCTGTGCCCAAGAACAACAAAGGGCCAGTGAAGGTTGTGGTGGGAAAAACCTTTGATGAAATCGTCATGGACACTCAAAATGATGTCCTCATCGAGTTTTACGCTCCTTGGTGTGGACACTGTAAAAAACTGGAGCCTGAGTTTTTGGCCTTGGGCAAGAAGTACAAAGGTGAGAAGAACTTGGTGATCGCCAAGATGGACGCCACCGCTAACGACATTCCAGACGACAAGTACAAAGTGGAGGGTTTCCCCACGATATATTTTGCCCCGAGCAATAGCAAACACAATCCTGTGAAATTTGAAGGAGGCGACAGAACAGTGGACGCCTTCAGTAAATTTGTAGAAGAACATGCCACAAAGTTGTCAAGCACAAAAGACGAGCTTTGA